The Nitratidesulfovibrio sp. SRB-5 genomic sequence TAGAGGTGGGTCAGTTCGTGCAGCACCGAGGCATCGCGCCACGCGAAGCAGGCGTCCCAGAACTGCGCGTCGGTGATGCGGGGTAGCGGGAGCGAGGGCGCCCCGTTCTGGGTTGATTGAGGCGGTGTTCACGGGGTGTTTCCTGTGGCGGCTTGAGCGGTGATGTCGGGGTGTCCGCCATGGACGGCCAGGGCCATGCCCCGCGCGGCGTCCAGGCGCGAGGCCACCAGTGTGGCCTGGGCGCGACCGATGGGGATGGGGTGATAGGCTAGGCTGGCGGATTCGTCGGGGCCGGAATCGTGCGGGGCGGGGGCGCCATCGACGATGCCTTCCGTTGTGCTTTCTGTGGTGCCGCCCCCAACGCGCAGCAGGGTCAGCGCGCCGTCGCGGCACAGCACACCGGGCAGGTCCTGCCGCCGGGCGGGCACGCCCGGTGCGGAAAGCACGGAACCTACCGCGTCCACCCGCTTGAGGTGCGCGGGGTGCACCGGCGCGGGCGATACGGAACATGCGGGCAGGTCGCGTCCGGCGTTGGCGGCGGCAAGGGCTGCCCGCGCCGAGCCGACGAAGGCGCGCAGGGTGGCCGCATCCAGCAGGGCGGCGCGTCCGTCGATGCACAGGATGTCCCGCCCGAAAACTTCAGGTGCATGGGTGACAATAGCAGGCCCGGCCGTGCTTGCCGCCGCAAGGTCGCCAGCGTTCAGCAGCGGCACAGGCCACGCGGCGCGGCGAGTGGCGAGAAATTGCGGCAGGGGCAGCAGGTCCAGCCCGTAACGGTGGGCCACGGCACGGGCCATGGCCCCTTCACCGCACACGGCCAGCGGGACGTGGGGCAGGGCGGCGCGTACCGCGTCCAGTACCCGGCACGGCGCGGGTATGCCAGCGATGCGCAGGTACGGCCCGTCCGTGCCTTCCGCGTCTTCCGGCGCATCCGGCACATTCGGCACATTCGGCACATCCGTCATGTCCGGCGCATCCGGCGCATCCGGCACATTCGGCACATTCGGTACATCCGGCGCGCCGGGCGGCTCCAACCCTTCGGGCGGCAGCACCACAACGCAGGCCAGGTCGGCAGGGGCCGCCATGTTCTCCATGCCGGGGGTAACGGGCGCAGCCGGTACACCGGGCCGGGCGTCCGTCCCGCCGTTTACTGCGGCGTGGTGCGCGCCATCGTGCGCGGCCACGTCCGCCGGGGTGCACGCCGGAAACGGGTCGTCCCCGTCCAGCAGCAGGCGGCAGGTGGCGAGGTCCCACGGCTCGTCGATGTCCACGCCCTGCCGGGCGGACAGCACGTGGGCCAGGGGTTCCGCCGGGGGCGCGGGAATGTCGGTCATGTACTGCCGGAACCACGGCTGCACATGGTAGTACGGGCGGTTGCAGGTGATGGAAAACGCGCCGCATTGCAGAAACCGCTCGTCGTCCGGGTAACCGTGTTCCGGGCGACCATGTCCCGGGCAGCCGTCTTCCGGTCCTGATTCGTTCGTGCCGTCGCCTTTCGTCGGGGCCGGTCCGCCGTCAAGCGGGCGGAAGTCCGGGGTCAGGAATTCCAGCGACACGGCGGGCAGGCGGGCCACGGTCTGGAGCGAGGGGCGGTTGGCCGCCGCCAGCCGGTCCACGGCGCGGCGCATCTCGTCCGGGTGCAGGCAGGGGTGGGTGGCCGAGACGGACAGCAGAAAGTCGGGCACGCGCCGCTCCACCAGCAGCATCCACACCTGCGCGTAGACCCAGACGTCCAGCGGCGACGCCTCGTCCGTGGCCAGTTCCGCCGGACGCAGGAAAGGCACGTCCGCCCCGGCGGCGCGGGCTGCCGCGGCGATGTCCGGGCAGTCGGTGTTGACCATGACCCGCGTGATGGACGCCACCGACCGGCAGGCCGCCACGGCCCGCGCGATGAGCGGCGCGCCGCCCACCGTGCGCAGCG encodes the following:
- a CDS encoding cytidylyltransferase domain-containing protein, whose product is MSARHPLSPAQPGAPGVRPHRPDQSRLPDLAPSRGLPHLPDQAIMPAEQCVLAVTESWLGRADSGVHRVLAHGLPSSVLYDWIVDCGRVRHQHLCDPARRDVNIPRAEWDVVAVIAARGGSRGVPRKALRTVGGAPLIARAVAACRSVASITRVMVNTDCPDIAAAARAAGADVPFLRPAELATDEASPLDVWVYAQVWMLLVERRVPDFLLSVSATHPCLHPDEMRRAVDRLAAANRPSLQTVARLPAVSLEFLTPDFRPLDGGPAPTKGDGTNESGPEDGCPGHGRPEHGYPDDERFLQCGAFSITCNRPYYHVQPWFRQYMTDIPAPPAEPLAHVLSARQGVDIDEPWDLATCRLLLDGDDPFPACTPADVAAHDGAHHAAVNGGTDARPGVPAAPVTPGMENMAAPADLACVVVLPPEGLEPPGAPDVPNVPNVPDAPDAPDMTDVPNVPNVPDAPEDAEGTDGPYLRIAGIPAPCRVLDAVRAALPHVPLAVCGEGAMARAVAHRYGLDLLPLPQFLATRRAAWPVPLLNAGDLAAASTAGPAIVTHAPEVFGRDILCIDGRAALLDAATLRAFVGSARAALAAANAGRDLPACSVSPAPVHPAHLKRVDAVGSVLSAPGVPARRQDLPGVLCRDGALTLLRVGGGTTESTTEGIVDGAPAPHDSGPDESASLAYHPIPIGRAQATLVASRLDAARGMALAVHGGHPDITAQAATGNTP